CCTGCACATAAACGAGTGCGGCCTGTCGGTTTAGCGTACTTGTATGGTTTAAATCGCCAACTTGGCTATTTCGACCTATAACGCTGGCTTCTATGCAGGCTAAAGGCTTTATGCATCCGCTTTGAGATTTGGTAACAGCTCTTGTTTAGACAACTCACGCAGTTGTCACATCGGATGGTGCAATCGTCGCATGAGAAAATAGTTGGCATTGAGCAAAAGGTCGACGAAACTCACTTGCGacagcaagaagaacagaagcagAAAATCTTTTCTTGGCTCGGTGCTCAGCAATTCCGCGAACAGCACGTCGCTATCCTGGAAAGTGTCCAATCAGGGACCGGTGTCTGGTTCATCAACCACGAGGTCATCAAAGCTTGGCTTGAGGGCAAGACCAGCTTTGTCTGGTGCCCAGGACTCCGTGAATACTCCTACTCTCTCGTATTTAGTTTACAATGCTAACTCAATGCTCTTAGCTGGTGCTGGCAAAACCCGACTAATGTCAGTGCTTTGTTAGATTATGGATCGAGGAATTGCACAGACAGCTAAATAATGGCAGGTCCATCGTAATTGATGCTCTTGAGCAGGAACCAAAATCCAGGGATAGCCTCCACACATACATCTACTGCAACTATGCACGCCGAGCGGAGCAGTCCCCTACTGCTATTCTGTCAAGTCTTCTCCTGCAGGTACTCCAACGCTCCGAAAGAGAGGCAATACCGCCCGAAGTGCTCTCACTCTACGAAGCACACAGAAAGTATGGAACCCGCCTTACATTGAAAGAGCTAACAGGTCTGTTGGCGAAATTGACGCAACGATTGAAGACACTTTTCGTTGTCATAGACGCGCTCGACGAGTGTGCGGTGTCCGATGAGGAGGCTCTTAACATTGTGTCCACCATTCGTTCCATTGGCTCCAACACAGTGGTTATGTGCAGCTCGCGGTTCTCAACCACTTTTGAGTCGCACTTTGCTTCTAGCGAAAGAGTAGAGATCCTTGCGCAGGATGAGGACATTACTGCCTTCTTGGACGCACAGATCGACCAACAGCCCAGGCTGTCCAAGCACGTCCGAGTGGACCCAGCCTTGCGCCAGGAGATCATCGATTCTATCACCGGGGAATGTCAGGGAATGTACGGCATCCGCCCCAAATTCAGGAGGTTCGACTAAAACCTAGTTCACAGGTTTCTGCTCGCCAAGCTCCATCTTGAGTCCCTTTCCACCAAGATCAATCGAAAGGCAGTGCGGTTGGCCCTACGCACTCTGCCCACAACTTTGGATGATACATACTCGGAAGCCCTGCAAAGGATTTATGATCAACCCGTAGATATTGCGGAGCTGGCCGAGCTCGTCCTCCTCTGGCTTGTTTGTGCCCGTCAAAGACTGACGGTCATGCAGTTACAGCACCTGTACGCCACTTTGGGGCTGCTAGGAGAAGAGGCCTTAGAAGATGACGATTTACCCGACGGTGACATCCTGACCGCGGCGTGTGGAGGCCTGATTACCGTCGATACCGAGTCACGGGTGATTCACGTAATTCACTACACCGTCCAGCAATATCTCGAACGGACGCTCGGTCAGAAGCTTGTGGCTGCAAGAATGAACCTCACCAAAGCCTGCCTGACGTACTTGACGCTTCCAAACTTCTCGTCAGGTATCTGTACAAGTGATGCGGCAATGTCCCAGCGTTTGGTTCAGTTCCCGTTTCTCGAATACGCCGCCAAGCAATGGGGCTCGGACATCAGTCTGTTACCTCACGACAAGATTATGCCGCATGTGAATCAGTTGTTGTCTAATCCAACAGCGGTCGAAGTGGCGAACCAGGCATGGAGCCTTTCCGAAGCTCGCAATTTTAACTGGAGCCAGGAATTCCCCCGTAACATCCCGGCCATCGTCCTCACCGCGGCATTTGACGTTTCCTCGATACTTCAGTACATGGTGGCAGATGGCCATGAGATTGAAGACAGTGGAACTGACAAAGAGACGGCTCTGATTCGTGCAGCGACATTCGGCCAAGAGAAAAATGTACGGGCTCTTCTAAACCTAGGGGCAGCAGTCGACGCCAAAGACTACATGAACGAAACTGCTCTGCAAAAAGCCGCTCGAAACGGACATGTAGGAGTTATACGTGTCCTGGTGAATGGAGGCGCCGGCGTCAATATCAAAGGATCCTCCAACTGGACCCCACTCATGTCTGCTGTATCCAGCGGCAATATCGACGCTGTTCGCTTGCTTACTGAAGCCGGCGCCGATCTAATGACAGAGACGGTATGGGGCGATTCAGCCCTGAGTATGGCTGTTCGAAGTGGCCAGGAAGCCATCGCTGCCCTTCTGGCTGACTGTGGCGCTGTCATGCCGCACGGACTGGAGGGTCGCCGTGCTTTTGATCTTGCTTCTCGGAGAGGATTACAGAATTTAGTCCGACGTCTGACAATTGATTACGAGGCAGTTGCCGGAAAGACTTTAAAGCGCCAATCAACTCGGGTAATGACCGGATTACTCGAAGCTCTCGAAGGAACACAGCACGAAAATCGGCTTGATTCCCAAATAGACGCCAAAGCGTATGACGTGATCTCCTTTGGAGACTTTATGGAGAACTACGATATCAAGACTGGCTTCTATCAGCGGTACACCGTACACGAGCAATTAGGAAGGGGTCATTTTACTACTGTGTATCGCTGCTCTGACAAAGTAACAGGCCTTATATTTGCGGTAAAGGTTTTCAGGCGACCAGAGTCCGTTATTAACTCTGCCTGGGTGTGGGCGTCTCAGGAAATAGACTTGTTACACAACCTTCGCAAGTACAGGCATCCAAACATATTGAATATCATAGATGTATTCGTCGATTTTGAGAGCAATTCGATCCACCTCGTCACCAGTTTGGCTTCGGAGGGGgatctcttcaacatcataGTGTCAAAAGAAAAGTTCACCCAGGCCGAAACACGAACAATATTCAACCAGTTACTATCGGCTATTCAATTTCTAGTGAGTTTGATTTCCTGGGCTTACCTAAGCTGGGTCAAGTGCTAAGCCTGGTAGCACGAGCATGGGTGGGTCCATCGTGACATCAAACCCGAGAATATCTTGGTTATGGATAAGGACCTTACGATTCAGTTGGGAGACTTTGGGATAGCAAAGCAGATACAGGCCGAGGCAAAAGTCAATTCCTTGCCCACGACGTTGTGTGGAACTCCGAGCTGTGAGCACCCCCGAGTGTGTTGACTTGATATTCTTAGGGCGATTGTTGACGTAACTAAGACGTGGCCCCGGAAATTCTTGTGCACCACAGCAAACGCAAATACGGGTTTGGAGTGGACATTTGGTCCTCTAATGTTGTTCTGTACATCTGTCTGTGTGGATTCCCTCCATTCTCCGACGAGCTTTACACCAAGGAAAGCCCCTACACTCTCACGCAACAGATCCGGACGGGCAGATATGACTACCCATCACCCTATTGGGATCCGATGGCAGATTCGGCGTTGGATCTCATAGATCGGATGCTAACTGTGGATCCGGACCAGCGATTGTCTGCCCCAGAGTGCCTATCCCACGCGTGGATGCGCGATGAACCCTGGACGGATTCAAATAGCGTTAGCCGCATGCAGGACGCCGTCGCTGGAATGAATATTTACAACAGTTCTGCCCTTGATGAAGCCAAAACTCCAGAGGCAACACTTGGTAGCAAAGGCCTAGCGAAGAATAAAGAGCCGGACCCATAGGCGTTATTGCACCTGGCCTATGATAGCCAAGAAGTGCCTACCATAGGACCAGGCCGCTCGATAATCAGGCATCTGGCCTTAGAAGAAGGATGCCTGAAGTTCGTCCAATCACTCTTGGGCATAATAAGGGGATATGAGCTCCAAACATTGTACTCAACAGGCTATTAGACATAGCATGCATCTTTGGCCACATCACGGTGGTGAATCTCCTGCTCGCAAAACTACCAGATGTTTCCTCTATTAAATTCGATGACCTGAAGCCGTTACACAAGGCTTTTAGGCTTCTGGCTCTACAGAGGTCGCAAAGAGAGGTTATCACACTCGTTTTGCAGCATCCGCGAATCAACACCGAGGTTCGCGACGACAATGACCGCACCATGCTCTTCCTCGCTGCGGCCGGAGGCCATGTCGAGGAAGTAAAGCTTTTAATTAAACATGGATCCTCGCTGGATGCTAGGGACCGGCGGAACTCTACGCCATTCACGATTGCTATGCGGAATGGGCACGAAGCGGTGTTGGAATATCTAGCAGGCATCACTTCGAACCCGGTCAACTTTGAGGATAGAGTGCTGaactataatttattctcGTGGGCTAGAAAAAGCGGAAACGCTGGGTTAATAGAGCTAATCCATCGTCATGCGCGGAAAGCGGCTATCGCAATcccagaaggagaagataTTACACACCGCAGTCCAGCTCCAGTCACCGTAGATAGGGCCCCATGATGGTGCGATATCTGCTACAGATACATGGTTCCCGGAAAAATACTACCGTTGCCATGTTTGCGCGCGGGAGTACTTTGATATATGTCTAGAATGTGCAGAGGGTAAGTTTGAGTGCCAGGATGCCGGGCATGAGTGGGTTTTGTTGAATTAAATATTATGACTGTCCGGTGTACATGTAGCATATCCATGCTAGAGCGATAGGGTATATGAAGCCGCATTAGAAGGAGGAAGTTATCTAGGCTGAACATTTCCAACCGCAACGTAGATTTGAATGTAGACAAGAAAGCAGATCATGCATCACCAGGAGAGACAACTCGAGGATTTTACTGCTCTTCGCAAGCGAGTCTGCTCCTTCCCCGAATACCATGCTTGCTTCCCAGTAGCTTAGATCACCCTGGACATCACAATTTATATTGCTTTGGACTTCACGTACACATATATAATCTTGTTTCTATTTTCCCTCAGCCAGTCAAGTCTAGACTACTAAAGGTTATATTATCTTCAAAAATCTTTACAGAATATGTATCGCTCgaattaatatatctgtAATTATTGTTAGTGTGATTTTAATACTTCAAAGCTTATTTATAGCATACATAGACTACttaaaagaatattgaagatcttttttaaatatattgataCATGTTGCTAGACCACTTTAGTATTCAGactataatactatctaCTACAGAGATTAAACCGGGTATATAGATTGGGATAGATAAGACGGAAATGTAGTGAATTTGTATTAAAATCTTTCGCGAGTTACTTGACAATAAACCACTGATTAACCGGAGTGAGcaatattaattctattgTGGTGTTGTGTGTTCTTGTCGAGGGTATACTGCACGCTATAGGCAATGATTGAACAGCCTCAGTGAATACTGCGACCGGCAAGCTGCTGACTAACCAAAAGAACCACGCTGTTGCCAATGTAGAACCCTATTAACATAACCGATATTAATAACGTATCGTATTGACCTCAATCATAGCTTCGCCCTTCTTGTTCTGTGGATCAAACACAAAAAAGCGAAAATTGTAAACTGACAGGGCTGGATACTGAGTAGCCCTGCAGAGGTGTGGGGGTACACAAGGCAACCACTCGAATAAGAATCGATAAAGCATCGGGCAACGGAGCGGCCGGTTGGCGTCAATGTCAGATACTAGTGTGGCTCCGGCGTGGGGCGTGATATTATAAAAGGTAGAGTCCCGGAGAACTGTGCCTGTTTTGGAAGTTGTTATGTTTCTAACTCTGTTGGTACTATAACTGTTAGGGTTCTTTAAGCGTAGACAGTGCTTTCATATTGAAACAGTTATTGAACAACATCCTGGTGCATTATT
The sequence above is a segment of the Aspergillus flavus chromosome 4, complete sequence genome. Coding sequences within it:
- a CDS encoding putative 5-AMP-activated protein kinase, whose amino-acid sequence is MVQSSHEKIVGIEQKVDETHLRQQEEQKQKIFSWLGAQQFREQHVAILESVQSGTGVWFINHEVIKAWLEGKTSFVWCPGLPGAGKTRLMSIVIDALEQEPKSRDSLHTYIYCNYARRAEQSPTAILSSLLLQVLQRSEREAIPPEVLSLYEAHRKYGTRLTLKELTGLLAKLTQRLKTLFVVIDALDECAVSDEEALNIVSTIRSIGSNTVVMCSSRFSTTFESHFASSERVEILAQDEDITAFLDAQIDQQPRLSKHVRVDPALRQEIIDSITGECQGMFLLAKLHLESLSTKINRKAVRLALRTLPTTLDDTYSEALQRIYDQPVDIAELAELVLLWLVCARQRLTVMQLQHLYATLGLLGEEALEDDDLPDGDILTAACGGLITVDTESRVIHVIHYTVQQYLERTLGQKLVAARMNLTKACLTYLTLPNFSSGICTSDAAMSQRLVQFPFLEYAAKQWGSDISLLPHDKIMPHVNQLLSNPTAVEVANQAWSLSEARNFNWSQEFPRNIPAIVLTAAFDVSSILQYMVADGHEIEDSGTDKETALIRAATFGQEKNVRALLNLGAAVDAKDYMNETALQKAARNGHVGVIRVLVNGGAGVNIKGSSNWTPLMSAVSSGNIDAVRLLTEAGADLMTETVWGDSALSMAVRSGQEAIAALLADCGAVMPHGLEGRRAFDLASRRGLQNLVRRLTIDYEAVAGKTLKRQSTRVMTGLLEALEGTQHENRLDSQIDAKAYDVISFGDFMENYDIKTGFYQRYTVHEQLGRGHFTTVYRCSDKVTGLIFAVKVFRRPESVINSAWVWASQEIDLLHNLRKYRHPNILNIIDVFVDFESNSIHLVTSLASEGDLFNIIVSKEKFTQAETRTIFNQLLSAIQFLHEHGWVHRDIKPENILVMDKDLTIQLGDFGIAKQIQAEAKVNSLPTTLCGTPSYVAPEILVHHSKRKYGFGVDIWSSNVVLYICLCGFPPFSDELYTKESPYTLTQQIRTGRYDYPSPYWDPMADSALDLIDRMLTVDPDQRLSAPECLSHAWMRDEPWTDSNSVSRMQDAVAGMNIYNSSALDEAKTPEATLGSKGLAKNKEPDP
- a CDS encoding putative ankyrin repeat-containing protein, translated to MSSKHCTQQAIRHSMLLALQRSQREVITLVLQHPRINTEVRDDNDRTMLFLAAAGGHVEEVKLLIKHGSSLDARDRRNSTPFTIAMRNGHEAVLEYLAGITSNPVNFEDRVLNYNLFSWARKSGNAGLIELIHRHARKAAIAIPEGEDITHRSPAPVTVDRAP